The DNA region CGCAGAGTCTGTCCATTACTTGCTGATTTCTGGCCTTTTGGTCCTTTAGCTTTTCTCCAATGGCATCCAGTGTGGCGGCAATGGCCAATAGCGAAACATCGGTGGTCTGGAGTTCTCTAAGCAAAGGAGTTATCTTTGCCACGGGTACGGAATCTGGGGGTGACGATGACTGTTCGGGGATTTCCGCAGTGGAAACCTCTTCCACTGGTATCTCCGAAATTGTGGGTACATCTTCAGACGTTCCCACAGTAATATTTACTGGGGTTTCCTCTGTCGTAATTGGTTCTTCGGCAGCTGGCGTTTCGGAAATCACTGGTTCCGGAGAAGATTGAACAGCTTCGGCAGCAGCTGGAGATTCCTCTATTGCAGCTGGAGATGGCTCAATGGGAAGAACCTCTTCTTCAGCAGACTTTGAAACCTCTTCCGAGACTGCTGCCTGTATAGGGATGGTGCTCTGTTCAACCACAACCTCCACTGGCTTTGTCACCGTCTCTGGAATTTCGGCTGCAGGAATCTCTTGCGCAACCGGTGGTTCAGTCACTGGCATGGCTGATTCCACATTTGATTCCGCTGGAACGTTTTCAACAACGGGTGTGGTGATTTCGGTTGCTGGAGGAGCGTCATTGATGGCGACTACATCTGGTTCCGGAGTTGTGGAAGGAGCGTCAGCTGTGACAGGAGCCAGAACTTTTTCCGGTACAGGTTCGGGAATCTCAGCAGCAGTTTCTGGAATCTGTGTTGGAGTTTGTATTACCGGCTCTTCTACGGCAACCCCCGGTTCCTGAATAGCGACTGGCGTCTCCGCAGGTATCGGTTCTGCAGGAATCGCTGGGCTTGGTTCGGGTATGGGCACTGAAGCTGGATCTGCAACGAGAGCAACTTCTGGAGAAGCGACTGCTTCAGTTGGCGGTGGTAATGGGATTTCTGGTACGGCTGAAGATGTTGGTTCTGCGGAGATTTCAACAGAAGTAATTTGTTCAACCGAATACGGAACAGCTGGGTCCACTGGCTCGGTAATTaatgctgcagcagcagggtCTGCAACTGTAACTTCTGTTGTGACTTCGGCAGGCGTTGCAACTGGCTGCGTGGCTTCCACGACGGCTTCTGATGGTACAGAAACATCGATAGATTCCGTAGGCACGGGGATGGGAGCTGCGGCAGCCGGAGCTTCAGCTGGTACCTCAGCGGGTGCTGCGATCACAGGAGCAACTTCTGGTGTATCTGTTGACGCAGTGGTCACTGGTTCTGTTGCAACTGGTGCTGGGGTCTCAGGAGCTGGAGTCTCGGCAGCGACTGCAGCTGGTACGGGTTCCGCAGCCACGGGAGGGACAACAGGAGGCGTTTCATCTATAGGAGTttcagcaacagcagtagcaacGGGTGGTGGAGCGATCACTGGAGCTACTTCGGAAACAGCAGGTGCAATGACCTCAGGCTCCGTTGCAGCTGGTGCTGGTGCCGCAGGAGCTGGTGTCGCGGCAACGACTGGAGCTGGTATTGTTTCTGCGGCCACAGGAGGCGCAACTGGTGGAGTTatttcagcagcagcaaccggTGATGCAGCGATCACTGGAGCAACTTCTGGGGCTTCTGCAGGTGGTGCAATGGGTTCGGGCTCCGAGGCAGGAGTAGGTGTAGCTACAACAGGATCCGCAGCAACTGGAGACTCGGAAACGACTGAGACAACGGCAGGGGTTTCTGGTACAGTGGCTGCAGTAGCAACCGGAGCATCTGTCAAAGTGCTCACAGGAGCCACCACTGCAGCCTCCACAGGTGGTGCtacaggcacaggcacaggcgGCGAAGCTGCAGTCGGAGCGGCGACTGGGATTTCAGTAGCGGTTGGTGGAGCGGCCACTGGCTCAGCAGTAGCTATAGGCGTCGCTGCCACGATGGGAGTTGCGGCGACCGAAGTCTCGGGAACAGCAACGGATGGTGCTGCGACAATCGGAGCTGGAACCTCGGGGATGACAGGAACAACGGAATCTGGTACGGCTGCAACCGGAGTCTCAGCTGGAGGAGGTGAGGCGATCGCTGGAGCTGGAGTCTCTGCTACGacgggagcagcagcagcagcaacggctGGCGCAACAACTGGATCAACAACAGGAACAGCTGCTGGGGCTACTGGCGGGGATGGTGCTGCAGCAATAGGTGTTGCAACGGGAACCGTGGTGttagcagcaacaacggcTGGTGTGTCGATCACAGGAGCAACTACAGGAGTCGCAACAACTGGAGGCGCCACGGGTGTCGAAATAGCAGCCGGAGTAGGAGCTGCGGCAGCAACAGGTGGTGTTGCTATCACAGGCGCAGCAACAGGAGTTGGGGCAACAGGAGTGGGTGTTGCAACAACGGGTGGTGCCACCGGTGCTGAAACAGCAACTGGAATCTGGGCAACAGCAATGGGTAGTGCTACAACTGGACTTGCTGCTGGCGGAGTTGCGACAACAACTGGAGGCGCCGCAGATGCGACAGGAGCGACTGCTGCGGCAGCAattggagctggagcaggagcatcAGGAACAGTAGCTGTTGCCGGTTGCACACTTGCAACAGGGGATGGGGCAGCCACTGGAGTGACAGCAATCGGTGGCGCTGGTGCGGGAGCCACTGCCGCGGGGCTAACAGCTTGGACAGAGGTAGCCACTGCTGATGGCGCCACAGGCGCAGAAACCGGGGCTGCAACAGGCGATGGAGTCGTTCCAGGTTCCATGTCTATCTATGGCCCACTTTCACATAAAAGTTAATCTGTTCGTGCCTTTTCGTCGGGCTTAACCTTGTCCAATGCCTAgttgaaaaaatgtttcatGGCCAGATTTTCATGGTCAGCAGACAACTGAAAACAGAGGAATGAAAACGAGAAAAACATGAGACGTGACAAGCCGTTTGCCTTGTTCTGACCATGATTTAGGCCATCgccttaaataaaattaaaatcgatGAGAAAACGGGTAAGAATGACGAGACTAAGAAACAACAACCTTGCCAAAATACTGATTCAAAAAtctataaaacaaaatgacaCGGATTAGATGAGATTAAATCTAGCTTGACTACATGAAAAGTAAAAACTAGTGATCCGACgtatatttgatttatgatttaatATTACAATACTGCAGTTGGCGAATTAAGTGAAAGTTTAAACACCTGAAAAACCCAAATGTTCAATTGGACGTGCACTTAATGCTTTAACCAAATTTAGAaatataacaagagagaacgctgtagtcgagtttctcgactatctgatacccgttactcagcggggtgctaccgcacccaaaactgtcagtgtggaaatttctcctttgcacttccactagctgagtaacgggtatcagatagtctgggaactcgactatagcgttctctcttgttttttatcaatttttatgcggggtgctgggtgcggaGTCAGGGGTCCGTGgtgtggggtgcggggtgcggggtgctgcgttctctcttgttttttatcaatttttatgctgCGTGGTGCTGGGTGTGGGGTCCagggtccggggtgcggggtgcgtggtccgtggtgcggggtgcggggtccggggtgcggggtctCTGGTtcgtggtgcggggtccggggttcCTGGTGCGGGGTGTGGTGTGCGGGGTGTGGAGTCCGTGGTCCCTGGTGCGGGGTCCctggtgcggggtgcggggtgcggggtgtggtgtgcggggtgtggggtccggggtgcggggtccggggtgcgaggtgcggggtgcggggtgccTGGTCCCTGGTGCGGGGTgtggtgtgcggggtgcggggtccggggtccctggtgcggggtgcggggtgtggtgtgcggggtgtggtgtgcggggtccggggtgcggggtgcggggtgcgtggtgcggggtgcggggtccggggtgcggtgtccggggtgcggggtcccTGGttcggggtgcggggtccggggtccctggtgcggggtgtggtgtgcggggtgtggggtccggggtgcggggtgcgtggtccctggtgcggggtgcggggtgtggtgtgcggggtgcgtggtgcggagttcatataattaaatacatgttttttggcaaaacgatagaaatttacaagaccaatacaaaaatgaaaatatatcaaaacatttttcaaaagtgtgggcgtggcacttgtgggcgttagagtgggcgtggcaacatgaatcgacaaacttgcgctgcttatatgtctctggagtctgtatgcttaatctcaactttctagcttttgtagttcctgagatctcgacgttcataaggacggacaaacggacagacggacggacagacagacatggcaagatcgactcggctattgatcctgatcaagaatatatatactttatatggtcggaaacgcttccttctgcctgttacatacttttcaacgaatctagtacacccttttactctacgagtaacgggtataactacaAAAGTAACGTCCCGCCTAACGTTTAAAATGTAATCTACTTGTAGTCTACTATTATATACTTACTCTTAGGTATCTCTATCCTTTTTGAATATTTGTAATAGTACCaaccaattaaatttgttgaatattttttaacagCGACCGACTTGCCGATGAGAAACACGGTGTTTAACTGGCCCGTTGACTCAGTTTTCTTGGACATTTTTACCTCTTTTCATTGGTTTACCTTCGCTCAGAAGTCCGACAACTGCCCATTGAGTGCACAAACTATACGCATAGTTTCAAGTGCTTTCTGCGTTTTTCCGATTCTAGCGTCTAAGGTGCTTACCAGCTGACCTTAGCCACATATTAAATTTGTTCCGGCTCGCACGAAGAAACATTTGGCGCTGAAAAGTGTGCTACATGCGTCGGTGTTCACCACCACGTATGAGTGATATTCGCATATTATTCGATTATCGATTCCGTTCGCGTCTTGCCAAATGCATCGAATTGATCGGGGAAACGCTTTCAAGAATTTATTCGTGCTTCAGTGCATATCGCTTACCACTCGCTTTGTCAGCTGCACTCGCAGACACATAACTGGTTATTTACACAATACTGATTACTTTGCCGTATTTGCAATGTAGTTGTCAACAAAATGCGACAGCTCCCCACGCCTCTCCGCATAGCACCGACCCTCCACAATCCATTTGCTATCGTGCCCCATTCAATGTCTGATGCAATGACAGTTGACAAACTGCCACTACGTAGCCGTTGGATCGGAACACATTAGCTCGGTGGAAATGTAATCGCAAAGAACTAAGAAATAAATCTTTCAATTTTTCGAGTGAATGCCGGGTAGGAAGTGCAGCCAAATGTAAAGCAATCCACAGAGGCAGCAGGCAGTTGCACATGCCGTCCGCTGGAGCAAGTGTAATGTGATCTGCGTACAATTTGCAGGCGTCGTTTTAAAAAGTCCAACACCAacacctccacctccacctccagctCCACCGCCGCCCCACTCCACACGCCCCGCAAACTGTGCTGGCCGGGAACCGAGCACACTTGAGACTTTTGCAAATAGTTTTTCCACATATGAACAGGAAGAATTTTTCTCGCAggatggaaaataaaaaagagttgcgaacgaaaagaaaagaaatacatatatataaatagacGAGATGGGAAAACGCTTATATGGAAATGATTTCACTGGAGCAATGGAGcagtggaggaggaggagcgcTGCGGAGTAGTTGTGGAGATTGAATTGGCAGTTCAATTTCACGTATTATTGACATTTAAGCGTAAGCATTTGAATATAAACTGAACCCGGCTCAGGGATTGAATGCTTGGAAGGCCGAGAGCGAGTCCTTTCACAGGATGCACAGACATTGGCTGCCTATTATTTTCTGTGCGATAAATCAATCGCATGAAGCGAAATGCAGAGAAAATACCAAGATAAGTGGAAATGAAATTACATCAAGCatacaaattgtatttataCTTTATTCTATCTCCTCCTGCATCACTGAGCTCGACAATTGATCTGAGCTGCGAAGGAGTTTGCGTACCTCAATCAAATACATTCGATTCTCTCTGAGTCTGGGGTCACTGATAAGTGATCTCCAATTATCTTTGCTAGAAAGAATGGCATACAACCAGCATTCACCAATAATTCTAAGCCCCTGCATTTTACCCAAAGTAATTCTCGGCACAAAAACAATGGATATAGCATTTCTGGCAATTTTCGAAGGTGAGGCGATCaactaaaagaaaaaaacacaaatcagCGCAACACATACACCTAATTGCCGTCATTTTGCACGCACTGCAAGCGTGTGGAAAGTCGGCTCCGAGGTCCGAGTGCGATTGGAAAAaccaaatacaaatatgaataCAAATGCGGGGCGAAAATCGAAATTGCGAAATGTGGCAAAAGGAGCTGAAGCTTCAATCCGGAGCCGCTTCCGGGTGTATTTTGctaaattgcaaatatttctcAATTCGCATGCATCAGCAGAGAATgcaatgcaaacaattttcacCCAGCGGCCACAATAAAAAGGGAAACACCCAACCCCCTCACACCCCACCCCCCGCACGCAGAAGGGGCATACAAAGTGCAAAGTGCTGGCTAGGCAAAAAAAATTCGCAAAAATCGGCGCCGTATGGCAACCCTGGTCGCTGTGTGGCTGCTGCAACTATGGCGCAATTTATTTCCAGTTTGATTGGTTTTTTCGTGCTTAATTGCACTTGGCGTGCGGGGGGTGGGGTGATGCCGACCCTCCAATTGGAATTGGTGTGGGTGTTAGTGTGGGTGCTGGCTGGTAGTTGCCCCAATTGGTTGAAAGGTCGCGCTCATCACGtgctttaataatttattcaaattaacaCGCGTCAGCCTGCCTTTCCGCTTCCCTTGGAAACTAACTGTTACTGCGTTTATGCGGTGCTCTTGTCGCAAACTAtatcgacaaaaaactttCACAGGAATCGACAAATTACGAAGTATATTACCAAATGGTGACAAATTCGTTGGTACATCCCACAAAACTATATAATATGGAAAGTACGATCAACCTATCCGACACATTCCAActgaacatttttaatttcatgaAAATTCCCATTCTCGAAGCGTGCGGCATAAACGTGGCATGGGCCAGCGGGTGGCTCAGACTGCGCTCGGTTAATGGCCAACACTTTGTGGTCAGAGCAAACCGGAAAAACTGGcaggcaaatgcaaaatattgcACACAAGCACCCACTTTCACACACTTTCGGTCGCCACCTCCTTTCCGCTTTTCAGCCCATTTTCACCTCCCGGGAAAGTGTGAGTGAGTAAATTACAGc from Drosophila santomea strain STO CAGO 1482 chromosome 3R, Prin_Dsan_1.1, whole genome shotgun sequence includes:
- the LOC120453028 gene encoding calphotin codes for the protein MEPGTTPSPVAAPVSAPVAPSAVATSVQAVSPAAVAPAPAPPIAVTPVAAPSPVASVQPATATVPDAPAPAPIAAAAVAPVASAAPPVVVATPPAASPVVALPIAVAQIPVAVSAPVAPPVVATPTPVAPTPVAAPVIATPPVAAAAPTPAAISTPVAPPVVATPVVAPVIDTPAVVAANTTVPVATPIAAAPSPPVAPAAVPVVDPVVAPAVAAAAAPVVAETPAPAIASPPPAETPVAAVPDSVVPVIPEVPAPIVAAPSVAVPETSVAATPIVAATPIATAEPVAAPPTATEIPVAAPTAASPPVPVPVAPPVEAAVVAPVSTLTDAPVATAATVPETPAVVSVVSESPVAADPVVATPTPASEPEPIAPPAEAPEVAPVIAASPVAAAEITPPVAPPVAAETIPAPVVAATPAPAAPAPAATEPEVIAPAVSEVAPVIAPPPVATAVAETPIDETPPVVPPVAAEPVPAAVAAETPAPETPAPVATEPVTTASTDTPEVAPVIAAPAEVPAEAPAAAAPIPVPTESIDVSVPSEAVVEATQPVATPAEVTTEVTVADPAAAALITEPVDPAVPYSVEQITSVEISAEPTSSAVPEIPLPPPTEAVASPEVALVADPASVPIPEPSPAIPAEPIPAETPVAIQEPGVAVEEPVIQTPTQIPETAAEIPEPVPEKVLAPVTADAPSTTPEPDVVAINDAPPATEITTPVVENVPAESNVESAMPVTEPPVAQEIPAAEIPETVTKPVEVVVEQSTIPIQAAVSEEVSKSAEEEVLPIEPSPAAIEESPAAAEAVQSSPEPVISETPAAEEPITTEETPVNITVGTSEDVPTISEIPVEEVSTAEIPEQSSSPPDSVPVAKITPLLRELQTTDVSLLAIAATLDAIGEKLKDQKARNQQVMDRLCEIEKILGPPKSN